Proteins encoded together in one Prunus dulcis chromosome 3, ALMONDv2, whole genome shotgun sequence window:
- the LOC117621863 gene encoding uncharacterized protein LOC117621863, which translates to MEVCVIAKCTYKSETIMFSVSSESSMVDILKTLCLRFRGLQLGCFTLRYSVPSYPSCFLETDSDLDLMRTFLLISNEKTVDILVKDLCGISEYSGDFCVNKELIACEKGESSCSSTVEDRNEFLGRSKRASAKPLLSNEWETYIHHVGQKFDGGAEEFRLKLCKYALEVGFNFLYAGNDKKRVVAVCSNKKLEGCSWRVYASRCEATGSFVIRTLNNVHTCAGRIRESKSKMMRSRVVSSLIVDRIRAKPELKPVEIIHEFKDYYGIDISYYHAWFGKELAKLDVHGDESKSFNELVWYADAVKETNTGSLCTLDCEAGINRFRRFFVSFGGCIAGFQYCIPLLFIDATFLKSKYKGQLLCASGKNGNQGCEILVSYSHVLEFLHSVQRSKKILFHVSPSAHGSPPSFFFACAVTVRALLLCSSRKQAPADFKNKEAKRKRTQKKRFCAGD; encoded by the exons TTGTTTCACATTACGGTATTCGGTGCCCAGTTATCCGAGTTGTTTTCTAGAAACGGATAGCGATTTGGACTTGATGAGgacatttttgttgatatcaAATGAGAAGACTGTTGATATTTTAGTGAAGGATTTATGCGGGATCAGTGAATATAGTGGTGATTTTTGTGTAAATAAGGAGTTGATAGCATGTGAAAAGGGCGAGTCGTCGTGTTCTAGTACTGTCGAAGACAGAAACGAGTTTTTGGGCAGGTCGAAGAGAGCAAGTGCTAAGCCTTTGTTGTCAAATGAGTGGGAGACATACATACATCATGTGGGGCAGAAGTTTGACGGTGGTGCAGAGGAGTTCCGGTTGAAATTGTGCAAGTACGCTCTTGAAGtaggatttaattttttatatgccGGCAATGACAAGAAGCGGGTGGTTGCTGTTTGTTCGAATAAGAAATTGGAGGGTTGCAGCTGGCGTGTTTATGCTTCTCGTTGTGAAGCTactggcagttttgtaattcgGACGTTAAATAATGTTCATACATGTGCGGGTCGGATACGGGAATCAAAGAGTAAGATGATGAGGTCTCGTGTGGTGTCCTCCCTCATTGTGGACAGAATTCGTGCAAAACCAGAGCTGAAGCCAGTTGAGATTATACACGAGTTCAAAGATTATTATGGTATAGACATTTCATACTACCACGCATGGTTTGGCAAAGAGTTAGCTAAATTGGACGTTCACGGTGATGAGTCGAAGTCCTTCAACGAGTTAGTGTGGTATGCGGACGCCGTAAAGGAAACTAACACTGGTTCTCTCTGCACTCTTGATTGTGAAGCTGGAATTAATCGCTTTCGACGGTTTTTTGTGTCTTTTGGCGGTTGCATTGCTGGATTTCAATATTGCATACCCTTGTTGTTCATTGATGCTACGTTTTTGAAGAGCAAGTACAAGGGGCAGCTTCTCTGTGCTTCGGGAAAGAATGGAAATCAAG GTTGTGAAATTCTTGTTTCGTATAGCCACGTGCTAGAATTCCTCCACTCCGTACAGcgttcaaaaaaaatattattccaCGTGTCACCCTCAGCTCACGGGAGCccaccttctttcttctttgcttGCGCTGTCACAGTTCGCGCCCTGTTGTTATGTTCCAGCAGGAAGCAAGCTCCCgctgattttaaaaataaagaagccAAAAGGAAACGCACACAGAAAAAGCGCTTCTGCGCTGGTGATTGA